The Bacteroidota bacterium genome window below encodes:
- the murI gene encoding glutamate racemase: protein MAGKNQKPIGVFDSGIGGLTVVRSLLEKLPHENIVYFGDTARVPYGSKSAQVVREYTQDDTDFLLSKDVKMIVVACNTVSAVALDVVQKKANLPVTGVIIPGAEAAIHSTKSKRIGVIGTIGTINSNAYKNELKRLNHSTNVFSKACPLFVPLVEEGWLDLKATELIASEYLFPLTTEKIDTLILGCTHYPLLKNVITKVTKGLVTLIDSGEATATTVEKMLDEHGLRNDSKETPNVQFFVSDSPEKFTSVGEIFLGKKLGVVRRVSIGKQ, encoded by the coding sequence ATGGCTGGTAAAAATCAAAAACCAATCGGCGTATTCGATTCCGGTATTGGCGGACTCACCGTCGTGCGTTCATTGCTGGAAAAACTTCCACATGAAAATATTGTCTACTTCGGTGATACTGCGCGCGTTCCGTACGGATCAAAATCCGCACAGGTAGTGCGCGAATATACGCAGGACGATACCGATTTTCTTCTCTCAAAAGATGTGAAAATGATTGTTGTTGCCTGCAATACCGTCTCCGCTGTCGCGCTGGATGTGGTGCAAAAAAAGGCAAATCTTCCGGTCACGGGAGTGATTATACCGGGCGCAGAAGCGGCAATCCATTCCACAAAAAGTAAGCGGATCGGTGTTATCGGAACAATTGGTACAATAAACAGCAATGCATACAAGAATGAATTGAAACGGTTGAACCATTCAACAAATGTTTTCAGCAAAGCATGTCCGTTGTTCGTTCCGTTAGTGGAAGAAGGATGGCTTGATCTGAAAGCAACAGAACTGATCGCAAGCGAATATCTTTTTCCACTGACAACAGAAAAAATAGATACGCTTATTCTCGGCTGCACACATTATCCTCTCTTAAAGAACGTGATCACCAAAGTCACCAAAGGATTAGTGACACTGATCGATTCGGGAGAAGCAACAGCGACAACTGTTGAAAAAATGCTCGATGAACATGGTCTGCGAAACGATAGTAAAGAAACGCCCAATGTGCAGTTCTTTGTCAGTGATTCTCCGGAAAAATTCACTTCGGTGGGAGAAATTTTTCTGGGTAAAAAATTAGGCGTTGTTCGTCGTGTGAGTATTGGAAAACAATGA
- a CDS encoding ferritin: MKLEKNVLKAMNEQVNKELFSSYLYLSMSAYCVSENYPGCAKWLSVQSEEEREHAMKIYHYIHERGGRVELETIDKPKGDFKNLSQLFTQVLEHEQKVSASITALYETAMKTNDYPTQIMLQWFITEQVEEEKNATEIVDLLKKVGDSPVSLMMFDRQLGARTGK, from the coding sequence ATGAAGCTCGAAAAGAATGTGCTCAAAGCAATGAACGAGCAGGTCAACAAGGAGCTCTTTTCATCCTACCTGTACCTCTCCATGTCTGCATATTGTGTATCGGAAAATTATCCCGGTTGCGCAAAATGGCTCAGCGTACAGAGCGAAGAAGAACGCGAGCATGCAATGAAAATCTATCATTACATTCATGAACGTGGCGGACGTGTAGAGTTGGAAACAATTGATAAACCAAAAGGTGATTTCAAGAATCTTTCTCAACTGTTTACACAAGTTCTGGAGCACGAACAAAAAGTGAGTGCCTCAATTACGGCGTTGTATGAAACGGCAATGAAAACAAATGATTATCCAACACAGATCATGCTGCAGTGGTTTATCACTGAACAGGTGGAAGAAGAAAAGAATGCAACCGAGATTGTCGATTTGTTGAAAAAGGTCGGTGATTCTCCGGTCAGTCTAATGATGTTCGACCGCCAATTAGGAGCTCGAACGGGAAAATAA
- a CDS encoding HD domain-containing protein codes for MAIKEFFTQEYENIFRFHRSGASGLEVASELSQLVDATIQKLWLELPELSRDSFSVVALGGYGRFEMAPHSDVDVMVLFDNEQTKTANADTAQKFLHSLWNLGFDVGHSVRTIKDCLNLYQTDVDVWASVLESRYVCGNQEVMKKYTEAFLATIQKKQDLKFISSVIAGVDERHKKYEHSVKLLEPNLKNSAGGVRDLHSLVWIYRSSNIHYFTQHPFHTNKSGCILLFAQLEADGIISSDEQKECKTAFNGILRIRNELHYHSNTQQDILEFSKQLEIARSLGYRLSTPVESVEQCMHEYYLYARVVYGLNRRLINHFRSNTSTSLWSKTREQIVDNIFVVKNGQLFLRNDSPSALTHALIIKACYLCCEYDIVKSPSLQSAFVSFLRTQQLSEANIPAIAAELLNVLRSPKNVASTLQLMNDTDVLGKIISEWDDLVAFFQHSMYHYYTTDAHTLIALEHAEKLYESKSILGETFQKLEHKEIFYLAILFHDIAKPLGISEHEIRGVEVWKKIQHRFGFADIHDDVAFLIRNHLEMEQIAFRRNTNDAATIEGFAKLFSRPEQLDMLFVLTYCDLSAVNKNVWSSWKETLLQELYVRTRRRLTEREAAKPEEEFSSPYVNGELALFQQAIKTLDIVSTVFANETSNNKITVITRDAPYLLSTLCGVLSANDVSIIDATIYTQQDGIVIDTFRVVNAATKLPLTKEQESALQTDLYNVLNKSETLERLFERHHRRWKRRAKPLMHPSIRVDAVFHNTAKHSIIDVYAPDMTGFLFKITQVLSAAGLQIDFAKLATRGDGIVDSFYVKDGLGKPISSEEQKQYLRNEILHTITQLMNVQLEM; via the coding sequence ATGGCAATCAAAGAATTCTTTACTCAGGAATACGAAAATATTTTTCGTTTTCACCGGAGCGGTGCAAGCGGACTGGAAGTTGCTTCCGAACTATCCCAACTGGTCGATGCAACAATCCAAAAATTATGGCTGGAATTACCGGAGCTATCACGAGATTCATTTTCTGTGGTGGCGCTGGGCGGATACGGCCGGTTTGAAATGGCGCCTCATTCGGATGTGGATGTGATGGTGTTATTTGATAACGAGCAGACAAAGACTGCAAACGCTGATACAGCGCAAAAATTTTTGCACTCGTTGTGGAACCTTGGATTCGACGTGGGACACAGTGTTCGAACAATTAAAGATTGTTTGAATCTTTACCAAACCGATGTTGATGTTTGGGCTTCTGTTTTGGAAAGCCGATATGTGTGCGGCAATCAAGAGGTGATGAAAAAATACACCGAAGCATTTCTTGCCACAATACAAAAAAAACAAGATCTGAAATTTATTTCTTCGGTGATCGCCGGAGTTGATGAACGCCACAAAAAATATGAGCATTCCGTAAAATTACTTGAACCAAATCTCAAAAACAGCGCCGGAGGAGTCCGCGATCTCCATTCCCTTGTTTGGATTTACCGTTCTTCCAACATTCACTACTTTACGCAACATCCGTTCCACACCAATAAGTCCGGTTGCATCTTGTTGTTTGCGCAACTGGAGGCCGATGGCATTATTTCTTCCGATGAACAGAAAGAGTGCAAAACTGCATTCAATGGCATTCTTCGTATCCGCAATGAGCTTCATTATCATTCCAATACGCAACAAGATATCCTGGAGTTTTCCAAACAACTAGAGATTGCGCGATCGCTTGGATACCGTCTATCCACTCCGGTAGAATCGGTTGAACAGTGCATGCACGAGTACTATCTGTATGCGCGTGTGGTGTATGGTCTCAACAGAAGATTAATCAATCACTTCCGCAGCAATACGTCTACATCGTTGTGGTCTAAAACGCGAGAGCAAATTGTTGATAATATATTCGTTGTTAAAAACGGACAGTTATTTCTTCGCAATGATTCACCAAGCGCCCTTACGCACGCGCTGATTATAAAAGCGTGTTACCTTTGCTGTGAGTACGACATTGTAAAGAGTCCGTCATTACAATCAGCATTTGTTTCCTTTCTTCGAACGCAGCAATTATCCGAAGCGAATATACCGGCAATTGCCGCAGAGCTTTTGAATGTTCTTCGCTCGCCTAAAAATGTCGCTTCAACTCTGCAGCTGATGAACGATACCGATGTGCTTGGAAAGATCATTTCGGAATGGGATGACCTTGTTGCATTCTTTCAGCACAGCATGTATCACTACTATACGACCGACGCGCATACGTTAATCGCTCTGGAGCATGCGGAAAAACTGTACGAAAGCAAAAGCATTCTTGGAGAGACATTTCAAAAACTTGAACATAAAGAGATTTTCTATCTTGCAATTTTATTCCATGACATCGCGAAACCGTTGGGAATTTCTGAGCATGAGATTCGCGGCGTGGAAGTGTGGAAAAAAATCCAACACCGGTTTGGGTTCGCCGATATCCACGATGATGTTGCATTTCTGATCCGAAATCATTTGGAGATGGAACAAATTGCATTTCGCCGTAACACCAATGACGCAGCAACCATTGAAGGTTTTGCAAAATTATTTTCCCGTCCCGAACAACTTGATATGCTCTTTGTGTTAACCTATTGCGACCTCTCTGCCGTGAACAAAAACGTATGGTCCAGTTGGAAGGAAACATTGCTTCAGGAATTGTATGTGCGGACCCGCCGAAGATTGACTGAACGAGAAGCCGCAAAACCGGAAGAAGAATTCTCGTCGCCGTACGTCAACGGCGAGCTTGCACTTTTCCAACAGGCAATAAAAACTCTCGATATTGTTTCAACTGTCTTTGCGAATGAAACATCGAACAATAAGATCACGGTCATTACGCGCGATGCACCGTATCTTCTTTCAACCCTCTGCGGAGTACTCTCGGCAAATGATGTCAGCATCATTGATGCGACAATCTACACTCAACAAGATGGAATTGTGATCGACACATTTCGCGTAGTGAATGCCGCAACAAAACTCCCCTTAACGAAAGAACAAGAATCAGCACTTCAAACCGATCTCTATAATGTATTAAACAAGAGCGAAACACTGGAACGGTTGTTCGAGCGTCATCATCGCCGTTGGAAACGCCGTGCAAAACCGCTTATGCATCCTTCCATCCGCGTTGACGCTGTTTTCCACAATACGGCAAAACATTCCATCATTGATGTGTACGCGCCGGATATGACAGGTTTTCTTTTCAAGATTACGCAGGTCCTTTCTGCGGCAGGACTGCAAATAGACTTTGCAAAACTGGCCACCCGCGGAGACGGAATAGTTGATTCGTTCTATGTAAAGGATGGTCTGGGAAAACCAATTTCTTCTGAGGAACAGAAACAGTATCTTCGTAATGAAATCTTGCATACCATAACACAATTGATGAACGTTCAATTAGAGATGTAG
- a CDS encoding lamin tail domain-containing protein, which yields MKNIYMLVLLVLQVLVASAQVSIFPYKESFDTVSPPTLPFGWTTTTNKNNTGDFVVTQTSVRTTPNAVSSTDATKSQSLTSPLIDFSNASVDSLEFYERRTSTHRARVIVEASINSDPTFGILISLDSLRFISSTSYARRAFRLPDTLSGRIGVRFRIRIIADSSGSSGVYRIDDVRLTVQKRIDLSVSSYTVSPIKILHGDQLNVLIGIKNLALSGNISGTIQLKDSVSIVSSQIFSKIFAKTESLTIQMMYEHITAGRHPMSIVLTLDGDEDTTNNSLFFSVNAGYRQGIMLINEFMYTPSSGTPEWIEVVNNSRDTIPTSGWKISDAGATKSPLTSSGRTIPPFSYAIVTTDTNTFKDYYSTSAPLFQSSFSSLNNNGDAVVLYDHNNNVIDSLFFLSSWGGVSGISLERIDTAASSNMQTNWKTSRHRSGATPGTINSVTQKSYDISLSRISPSVQFPVSGNVISVFLTVKNIGKQNISSATIELYIDANRDSLLSINELHHQQRIGSVTTNDSTTVQITLPSLPQGIHWLFANIFTSQDDDTTNNSIFFPLTIGIQPHSIVINEVMYSPTGDLPEWIEGYNTTNVPINTSGWKISDNGSTKALIQGREFLIPANSYFIISPDTIQFKTAFPFASVLLQAAFPALNNTTSDAVVLFDERGTTMDSINYSPRWGGTNGYSLQRFDVQGNSCDSINWRSATPSAGRENNIARKDYDVELQRIEVKNQSNYISIRIILFNSGRFEAQPSMLKFYYDINKDSSAQNNELISSISVPSILSLDSTVSQYDWKIAEPGKQQIIARIEYPHDERIENNSKITIVEKSFSSQSVVINEIMYDPQTGNAEFVELLNLSGDTVDVADWKLMDQPSSSGSRSMMVLSTTSRRIPSGDFMIMASDSSLFTQFPSLHGKNVSIHSSLSLSNSGEDLILVDLTGNAIDSVHYAPWWHLKNLSSSGHSLERINPAIQANDDRNWSSSVDRNGSTPGKHNSIYTASVSFGSSLALSPNPFSPDQDGFEDFLSINYSLPTNSATIRIRIYDVTGRLIRRLANNESFPSSGSIIWNGLDDEGHRVRIGMYIILMEALDNFGGVAKTMKDVAVVARKL from the coding sequence ATGAAGAATATTTACATGCTGGTATTGTTGGTGCTGCAAGTCTTGGTGGCTTCAGCGCAAGTATCAATTTTTCCGTACAAAGAATCTTTCGACACAGTTTCTCCTCCAACGCTTCCGTTTGGATGGACGACAACAACAAATAAAAATAACACCGGTGACTTTGTCGTTACACAGACATCCGTACGCACTACTCCAAATGCTGTCAGTTCAACCGATGCAACAAAATCACAATCTCTTACCTCTCCATTGATTGATTTCAGCAATGCGTCTGTTGATTCGTTGGAATTTTATGAACGGAGAACATCAACGCATCGTGCTCGGGTTATTGTGGAGGCGTCCATCAATAGTGATCCAACTTTTGGAATATTGATCTCTTTGGACAGTTTACGTTTTATTTCAAGCACGTCGTATGCCCGCAGAGCATTCCGGCTTCCTGATACGCTCTCCGGAAGAATAGGCGTTCGTTTTCGTATTCGTATCATTGCCGATAGCTCCGGGAGTTCCGGTGTGTATCGAATTGACGATGTTCGACTGACAGTACAGAAAAGAATCGATCTGTCAGTCTCTTCTTATACCGTCTCCCCAATCAAAATACTACACGGAGACCAATTGAATGTCTTGATCGGGATCAAAAATCTAGCACTTAGTGGCAATATATCTGGAACGATTCAGTTAAAGGATTCTGTATCAATTGTTTCATCACAAATTTTTTCAAAAATATTCGCGAAGACCGAGTCGTTAACAATACAGATGATGTATGAACATATCACTGCAGGGAGACATCCGATGAGCATTGTTTTGACGCTGGATGGAGATGAGGATACAACAAACAATTCTCTCTTTTTTAGTGTCAACGCCGGATATCGTCAAGGAATAATGCTGATCAATGAATTCATGTATACACCATCCTCGGGAACTCCGGAATGGATTGAGGTCGTGAATAATAGTAGAGATACAATTCCAACATCGGGATGGAAAATTTCCGATGCCGGGGCCACTAAATCGCCTTTGACGTCCTCGGGGAGAACGATTCCCCCTTTTTCATATGCTATTGTTACCACTGATACGAATACGTTTAAAGACTATTATTCCACCTCAGCACCTCTCTTTCAATCGTCCTTCTCCTCGTTGAATAATAATGGCGATGCCGTTGTTCTCTATGATCACAATAATAATGTGATTGATAGCCTCTTCTTTCTTTCTTCGTGGGGTGGAGTATCCGGCATCTCATTGGAAAGGATCGATACGGCTGCATCTTCCAATATGCAGACAAATTGGAAAACATCTCGGCACCGGTCGGGTGCTACTCCCGGAACGATCAACTCCGTCACTCAAAAATCTTACGACATAAGTTTGTCGCGAATTTCTCCTTCGGTGCAATTTCCTGTTTCGGGAAATGTAATTTCGGTTTTTTTGACTGTGAAGAACATTGGAAAACAGAATATCTCATCAGCAACTATAGAGCTCTACATTGATGCAAATAGAGATTCACTCTTATCAATAAACGAACTGCATCACCAACAACGTATCGGTTCCGTTACTACAAATGATTCCACAACAGTTCAAATTACACTTCCGAGTCTGCCTCAGGGAATACATTGGCTTTTTGCAAATATTTTTACATCGCAAGATGACGATACTACGAATAATTCAATATTTTTTCCCCTTACAATAGGAATACAGCCCCATAGTATTGTAATTAATGAGGTGATGTATTCACCAACAGGCGATCTGCCTGAATGGATTGAAGGATACAATACGACCAATGTTCCCATCAACACCAGTGGTTGGAAAATTTCCGACAACGGATCTACAAAAGCGCTGATTCAAGGGAGAGAGTTTCTTATCCCTGCCAATTCGTATTTTATTATTTCACCTGATACGATTCAGTTTAAAACTGCTTTCCCCTTTGCTTCTGTACTGCTGCAAGCCGCTTTTCCGGCACTCAATAATACTACATCGGATGCTGTTGTGTTGTTCGACGAGCGCGGAACAACGATGGATAGTATCAATTATAGTCCACGATGGGGTGGCACAAACGGTTATTCATTACAGCGTTTCGACGTTCAAGGAAATTCCTGTGATTCAATAAACTGGCGATCTGCAACACCAAGCGCGGGAAGGGAAAATAATATTGCGCGAAAAGATTATGATGTTGAGCTGCAACGGATTGAAGTTAAAAATCAATCAAACTATATTTCCATTCGAATAATACTATTCAATTCCGGAAGATTCGAAGCACAGCCTTCGATGCTAAAATTCTATTACGATATCAATAAAGATAGTAGCGCACAGAATAATGAATTGATCTCTTCCATCTCGGTTCCAAGTATCCTTTCATTAGATTCTACTGTTTCACAATACGATTGGAAGATTGCTGAACCCGGGAAACAACAAATAATTGCTCGCATAGAATATCCCCACGATGAAAGAATAGAAAACAACAGCAAAATTACTATCGTCGAAAAAAGCTTTTCGTCACAATCAGTGGTCATCAACGAGATTATGTATGATCCTCAAACCGGAAATGCAGAGTTTGTAGAATTATTAAACCTCAGCGGTGATACGGTTGATGTTGCCGATTGGAAATTGATGGATCAACCAAGTTCTTCGGGGAGTAGATCAATGATGGTATTATCCACAACATCCCGAAGAATTCCTTCGGGCGATTTTATGATTATGGCTTCGGATTCATCCTTATTCACGCAATTTCCCTCCCTCCACGGTAAGAATGTTTCTATCCATTCTTCGTTGAGCCTCAGTAATAGTGGAGAAGATCTTATTCTTGTCGATCTAACTGGAAACGCGATCGATAGTGTGCATTATGCTCCATGGTGGCATTTGAAGAATCTCTCATCCTCAGGACATTCACTGGAACGGATCAATCCTGCCATTCAGGCAAACGACGATCGCAACTGGAGTTCTTCGGTCGATAGAAACGGTTCAACTCCTGGGAAGCATAACAGTATTTATACTGCTTCAGTCTCGTTCGGTTCATCACTTGCTCTTTCCCCCAATCCATTTTCACCGGATCAAGACGGATTTGAGGATTTCCTCTCTATCAACTACTCACTCCCAACAAATAGCGCAACGATCAGGATCAGGATTTATGATGTTACCGGCCGATTGATACGACGCTTGGCTAACAATGAATCGTTCCCCTCATCCGGATCCATTATTTGGAACGGGCTTGATGACGAAGGACATCGAGTGCGGATCGGAATGTACATTATCCTAATGGAAGCACTAGACAATTTTGGCGGCGTGGCAAAAACCATGAAGGATGTTGCCGTGGTCGCAAGAAAATTGTGA
- a CDS encoding SdrD B-like domain-containing protein, producing MKKTYSIISFFIVLLVLAGCENLNEPIVGQSDQTGSISTTSLSKGNGSKKDSDRDRDDDDNDHDGDNDHDGDGDNDHDGDNDHDGDGDDCDDTDNGGSICDADGIVTLWAGKSTNVGTVTVTEDLTNLYVEYKTINSWKIKETHLDISTSKYSQRGSPGQYDYQSVNSTGVTTYKYTILKAWPAGTKLFFLAHAVVGKYSGNNCGSTQTAYGGTVVIPRNGSWYASFCHSLDVTTPSPTYSINGFTFVDANSNGTKDIGEAVLGNVVVSLNGGTTTTSDANGAYSFSGLSAGSYTINAATVAGYTQSTSSAVILITSSNGTADFSYAEIPPPPTTYSISGRVYIDLDQNGVMDISEVGIAGVIITLNGTTQATTDVNGNYSFTNLLPGTYTIESPLSIVDYNPTTAISLPIVINNADVAGNFGYAIFTIPDGAIIPVKVQ from the coding sequence ATGAAAAAAACGTATTCAATAATTTCGTTCTTCATCGTTCTATTGGTTCTCGCGGGGTGCGAAAATCTTAATGAACCAATTGTAGGACAATCAGACCAAACAGGATCAATTTCTACTACTTCATTATCCAAAGGGAACGGATCTAAAAAAGATAGTGACCGTGATCGCGACGATGATGATAACGACCATGATGGTGACAACGACCATGATGGTGATGGAGATAATGATCATGACGGTGACAACGACCATGATGGTGATGGAGATGATTGTGATGATACCGATAATGGCGGATCGATTTGCGATGCTGATGGTATCGTAACGCTGTGGGCTGGGAAAAGTACAAACGTCGGCACTGTAACAGTCACAGAAGATCTTACGAATCTGTATGTGGAATACAAGACTATTAATTCGTGGAAGATTAAGGAAACTCATCTTGATATTTCAACTTCAAAATATTCCCAACGTGGTTCTCCCGGACAATATGATTATCAATCGGTGAATTCTACCGGCGTTACCACTTATAAATACACAATTCTAAAAGCATGGCCGGCGGGAACAAAATTATTCTTCTTGGCTCACGCTGTGGTCGGCAAATATTCCGGCAATAATTGCGGATCGACACAAACAGCATACGGCGGCACAGTTGTGATACCACGAAACGGATCCTGGTACGCATCGTTCTGCCACTCACTGGACGTAACAACACCCTCCCCGACATACTCCATCAATGGATTTACTTTTGTCGATGCAAATTCAAATGGCACGAAAGATATCGGTGAAGCCGTCCTCGGAAATGTCGTCGTCTCATTGAATGGTGGAACAACCACAACATCCGATGCGAACGGGGCATATTCATTTTCCGGTTTGTCTGCAGGTTCATACACGATCAATGCCGCTACAGTTGCAGGATATACTCAATCAACTTCATCAGCAGTAATTCTCATAACATCATCGAACGGTACCGCAGATTTCAGTTATGCAGAAATTCCTCCCCCCCCTACCACATATTCAATATCGGGGCGAGTTTATATTGATCTTGATCAAAACGGTGTAATGGATATTTCTGAAGTCGGAATTGCCGGAGTGATTATCACGTTGAATGGAACAACACAAGCAACCACTGATGTCAATGGTAACTATTCATTCACGAATTTATTACCGGGAACATATACGATCGAATCACCATTAAGCATCGTTGACTATAACCCAACAACAGCAATATCACTCCCCATTGTCATCAATAATGCTGACGTTGCGGGAAATTTTGGATATGCAATATTCACAATACCGGATGGGGCTATAATACCAGTAAAAGTTCAATAG
- a CDS encoding T9SS type A sorting domain-containing protein has protein sequence MKYRKVWSILLCCFSQAVALRLKVEQLLTSFPETKKKTIYFFFALALCSVAYSQTATDSLFYPYQKGNVLRYYYPHTNYKYITQSIIKDTLFGKVVFTRTILKGVVDPKKHIMDSLSMYHPLHKMNVWIYKRNSHPSPSYYDNMFISREIVGDTLFENKQYQKILEKNSKDGSSKLTVERFDSSNGNFYQGFPHTAPGMNVEFSLADSTAADILNTSFRSGKLIKLSPDTVFHQQSLTRSIVTLLTIDVTIVKRYSYGFGMVREEHSVMESYYDSLVYARINGKEYGSKPLSVDMYHNVIPSSYSLSQNFPNPFNPVTTISYQIPVEGMVSLKVYSILGREIATLVHQQQKTGSYSLFFNGSSLASGVYFYRFHAGNYHNIRKMILTK, from the coding sequence ATGAAATATAGAAAAGTTTGGTCAATATTGCTGTGTTGCTTTTCACAAGCCGTAGCATTACGTTTAAAAGTGGAACAATTGTTAACATCTTTCCCCGAAACGAAGAAAAAAACCATCTATTTTTTCTTTGCTCTAGCACTCTGTTCGGTTGCATATTCTCAGACGGCAACAGATTCCCTGTTTTATCCATATCAAAAAGGGAATGTCCTTCGATATTACTATCCTCACACAAATTATAAATACATAACACAATCCATTATTAAAGATACATTGTTCGGGAAAGTGGTTTTCACACGAACGATTTTAAAAGGTGTTGTTGATCCCAAAAAACATATTATGGATTCACTTTCAATGTATCATCCTCTTCATAAGATGAACGTTTGGATCTATAAACGAAATAGTCACCCCTCTCCATCATATTACGATAATATGTTCATTTCCCGGGAAATTGTCGGAGATACACTCTTCGAAAACAAACAGTATCAAAAGATTTTAGAAAAGAATTCCAAAGATGGTTCGTCGAAGCTAACGGTTGAACGGTTCGACAGCAGCAACGGCAACTTTTATCAAGGCTTCCCCCATACCGCTCCCGGAATGAATGTAGAATTTAGTCTGGCGGATTCAACAGCCGCAGACATACTTAATACATCGTTTCGGTCTGGAAAACTCATCAAGCTTTCCCCTGACACCGTTTTTCATCAACAGTCGCTAACGCGAAGTATAGTAACTCTTCTGACAATCGATGTGACCATCGTTAAAAGGTATTCCTATGGCTTTGGAATGGTGCGCGAAGAGCATTCTGTAATGGAGTCATATTATGATTCCCTTGTATATGCCCGAATTAATGGAAAAGAATATGGATCAAAACCCCTCTCTGTCGATATGTATCACAATGTAATTCCTTCTTCGTATTCACTTTCACAGAATTTTCCCAATCCGTTCAATCCTGTTACAACAATCTCTTATCAAATACCTGTAGAGGGAATGGTTTCTCTAAAGGTCTATTCAATTCTCGGAAGGGAGATTGCAACATTGGTGCACCAACAACAAAAAACAGGTTCATACTCTTTATTTTTTAACGGTTCTTCCCTTGCTAGTGGTGTTTATTTCTATCGATTTCATGCGGGAAATTATCATAATATCAGAAAAATGATATTGACTAAATAG
- a CDS encoding aquaporin — protein MNKYIVEFIGTFFLVMVVGLTVIEPGAGMFAPLAIGCTLMIMVYAGGPISGGHYNPAVTLGVWMRGKCDTKDLLPYIAVQVLGGIAASLVVGFQKGSPTLTPLVPDIAKSLLNEFLFTFALVYVVLNVATSKKSSGNSYFGMAIGFTVVVGAFAGGNISGGAYNPAVATGITMMGLTSMSNIWIYLVGNFAGGAAAAMIYKIANPDE, from the coding sequence ATGAACAAATACATTGTTGAATTCATCGGCACATTTTTTCTTGTGATGGTTGTCGGACTTACTGTTATTGAACCGGGAGCAGGAATGTTTGCACCTCTTGCGATTGGATGTACGTTAATGATTATGGTTTATGCAGGAGGACCGATTTCGGGAGGTCATTATAATCCTGCCGTTACACTCGGTGTGTGGATGCGCGGCAAATGTGATACGAAAGATCTTCTTCCATACATTGCTGTGCAAGTACTGGGCGGAATTGCCGCATCGCTTGTTGTCGGATTCCAAAAAGGAAGTCCCACGCTTACACCACTGGTTCCAGATATTGCAAAATCGTTGTTGAATGAATTTCTCTTCACTTTTGCACTGGTGTATGTTGTCCTAAATGTAGCAACATCAAAAAAATCTTCCGGGAATTCCTATTTTGGTATGGCGATAGGATTCACTGTGGTTGTTGGCGCATTTGCAGGAGGGAATATTTCTGGAGGTGCATATAATCCGGCTGTTGCCACCGGCATTACAATGATGGGTCTTACCTCTATGAGCAATATTTGGATATACCTTGTAGGAAATTTTGCAGGAGGAGCAGCAGCGGCAATGATTTACAAAATTGCAAATCCGGATGAATGA